The following are from one region of the Amycolatopsis sp. QT-25 genome:
- the aceB gene encoding malate synthase A → MSEAQVLGDPVERGDEILTPEALAFLAGLHEAFAARRDELLQARGKRREEARTTGKLDFLPETREIREGDWKVAEAPPALRDRRVEITGPTDRKMTINALNSGAKVWLADLEDANTPHWANVVSGQVNLYDAVRETITLESGAKSYALKDDVEHATIVVRPRGWHLDERGLSFGGRQAVGALVDFGLYFFHNARELLNRGKGPYFYLPKMESHLEARLWNDVFTHAEKTLGISHGTVRATVLIETIPAAFEMEEILYELREHASGLNAGRWDYLFSVIKYFRDAGEKFVLPDRNSVTMTAPFMRAYTELLVRTCHKRGAFAIGGMAAFIPNRKDPEVTAAALDKVRADKSREAGDGFDGSWVAHPGMVDICREEFDKVLGDKPNQLDRTRDEVSVTADQLLDAASTPGGATAAGLRAAVDVGIRYIASWLSGNGAAAIHNLMEDAATAEISRSQVWQWVRNGTRLDTGDEVTEELVRGVLAEVRGALAAEIKPELLEPAVELFEQVALADEFPDFLTLPAYERIK, encoded by the coding sequence ATGTCTGAAGCTCAGGTGCTCGGCGATCCGGTCGAGCGCGGGGACGAAATCCTCACGCCGGAGGCGCTCGCCTTCCTCGCCGGCCTGCACGAGGCCTTCGCCGCCCGCCGCGACGAGCTGCTGCAGGCCAGGGGCAAACGCCGCGAGGAAGCCAGGACCACCGGCAAGCTCGACTTCCTGCCCGAGACCAGGGAGATCCGCGAGGGCGACTGGAAGGTGGCCGAGGCCCCGCCCGCGCTGCGCGACCGCCGTGTCGAGATCACCGGTCCGACCGACCGCAAGATGACCATCAACGCGCTGAACTCCGGCGCCAAGGTCTGGCTCGCCGACCTCGAGGACGCCAACACGCCGCACTGGGCGAACGTCGTCTCCGGCCAGGTCAACCTGTACGACGCGGTCCGCGAAACCATCACGCTGGAAAGCGGTGCCAAGAGCTACGCGCTGAAGGACGACGTCGAGCACGCGACCATCGTCGTCCGTCCGCGCGGCTGGCACCTCGACGAGCGCGGCCTGTCCTTCGGCGGACGCCAGGCCGTCGGCGCGCTGGTCGACTTCGGCCTGTACTTCTTCCACAACGCGCGGGAGCTGCTCAACCGCGGCAAGGGCCCGTACTTCTACCTGCCGAAGATGGAGAGTCACCTCGAAGCGCGGCTCTGGAACGACGTCTTCACCCACGCGGAGAAGACGCTCGGCATCTCCCACGGCACCGTCCGCGCGACCGTGCTGATCGAGACCATCCCGGCCGCGTTCGAGATGGAGGAGATCCTCTACGAACTGCGCGAGCACGCCTCCGGCCTGAACGCCGGCCGCTGGGACTACCTGTTCAGCGTCATCAAGTACTTCCGCGACGCGGGCGAGAAGTTCGTGCTGCCGGACCGCAACTCGGTCACCATGACCGCCCCGTTCATGCGCGCGTACACCGAACTGCTGGTGCGCACCTGCCACAAGCGCGGGGCGTTCGCGATCGGCGGCATGGCCGCGTTCATCCCGAACCGCAAGGACCCCGAGGTCACCGCGGCCGCGCTCGACAAGGTCCGCGCCGACAAGAGCCGTGAGGCGGGCGACGGCTTCGACGGTTCCTGGGTCGCGCACCCCGGCATGGTGGACATCTGCCGCGAGGAGTTCGACAAGGTCCTCGGGGACAAGCCGAACCAGCTCGACCGCACCCGCGACGAGGTGTCCGTCACCGCCGACCAGTTGCTCGACGCGGCTTCGACGCCGGGTGGCGCCACGGCGGCCGGTCTGCGCGCCGCCGTCGACGTCGGCATCCGCTACATCGCCTCGTGGCTGAGCGGGAACGGCGCGGCGGCCATCCACAACCTGATGGAGGACGCGGCCACCGCGGAGATCTCGCGCTCGCAGGTGTGGCAGTGGGTGCGCAACGGCACGCGGCTCGACACCGGTGACGAGGTCACCGAGGAGCTGGTGCGTGGCGTGCTGGCCGAGGTCCGCGGCGCACTCGCCGCCGAGATCAAGCCGGAACTGCTGGAGCCCGCCGTCGAACTGTTCGAGCAGGTCGCGCTCGCCGACGAGTTCCCGGACTTCCTGACCCTGCCCGCCTACGAACGGATCAAGTAG
- a CDS encoding IclR family transcriptional regulator, whose amino-acid sequence MAAEKNGRDGGVQSLQRAFELLEHLADTGGEASLSELATLSGLPMPTIHRLIRTLVDLGYVRQNTNRRYALGARLIRLGENASMQFGSWARPLLAELVDEVGETANLAVLERDEVVYVAQVPSKHSMRMFTEVGRRLLPHGTGVGKAMLARLPSDDVTALLARTGMPSYTEHTFTDQDALLRELAKIAQQGYALDEAEQELGVRCVAVAVPGAPVPAAVSVSGPSGRLTREAVERIAPVVQRIANSLGSTLSRDGVTV is encoded by the coding sequence GTGGCGGCGGAGAAGAACGGGCGCGACGGCGGCGTCCAGTCCCTTCAGCGGGCCTTCGAGCTCCTCGAGCATCTCGCGGACACCGGCGGCGAGGCCAGCCTCTCGGAGCTGGCGACGCTGTCCGGGCTGCCGATGCCGACCATCCACCGGCTGATCAGGACACTGGTGGATCTGGGCTACGTCCGGCAGAACACCAACCGCCGGTACGCGCTGGGCGCCCGGCTCATCCGGCTGGGGGAGAACGCCAGCATGCAGTTCGGCTCGTGGGCACGGCCGCTGCTCGCGGAACTGGTCGACGAGGTCGGCGAGACCGCCAACCTCGCGGTGCTGGAGCGGGACGAGGTCGTCTACGTCGCGCAGGTGCCGTCGAAGCACTCGATGCGGATGTTCACCGAGGTCGGACGGCGTCTCCTGCCGCACGGCACCGGCGTGGGGAAGGCGATGCTCGCGCGTCTGCCGTCCGACGACGTGACGGCGCTGCTCGCCAGGACGGGCATGCCCTCCTACACCGAGCACACCTTCACCGACCAGGACGCACTCCTGCGCGAGCTGGCGAAAATCGCCCAGCAGGGTTACGCGCTCGACGAAGCGGAGCAGGAACTGGGCGTCCGCTGCGTGGCCGTCGCGGTCCCGGGCGCGCCGGTGCCGGCGGCGGTCTCGGTGTCCGGGCCTTCGGGACGGCTCACGAGGGAGGCCGTCGAGCGGATCGCGCCCGTCGTCCAGCGGATCGCGAACTCGCTCGGTTCGACCCTTTCGCGGGACGGGGTCACCGTTTGA
- a CDS encoding TetR/AcrR family transcriptional regulator encodes MSVEEQPIQSVWTRPRRKRDQPALSQAQIVAEAVRLLDVEGVDALSMRRLGTALNAGATSLYRHVANRDELIELVVDEVYGEITVPGRDDPARWREAAVVGAQSVRAMILRHPWVASLLGSVGLSYLGPNVMRLNERLLAVFVAAGFPGDEAEQAISAVMSYVIGMGTTEAAWLTTVAKSGQTEREWARRLRPAVEEAARDHPRQRESLVRNDEEADPERLRDEKFRYGLERMLDGLETRVKR; translated from the coding sequence ATGTCAGTGGAGGAACAGCCGATCCAGTCGGTGTGGACCCGCCCTCGCCGGAAGCGAGACCAGCCCGCGCTGAGTCAGGCGCAGATCGTGGCCGAGGCCGTCCGGCTTCTGGACGTCGAAGGCGTCGACGCGCTGAGCATGCGGCGGCTCGGCACCGCGCTGAACGCGGGCGCGACCTCGCTCTATCGGCACGTGGCGAACCGCGACGAGCTGATCGAGCTGGTCGTCGACGAGGTCTACGGCGAGATCACCGTGCCGGGCCGTGACGACCCGGCTCGGTGGCGGGAAGCGGCCGTGGTCGGGGCGCAGAGTGTCCGCGCGATGATCCTGCGGCACCCCTGGGTGGCTTCACTGCTCGGCTCGGTCGGCCTGTCGTACCTCGGGCCGAACGTCATGCGGCTCAACGAGCGGCTGCTGGCCGTCTTCGTGGCCGCGGGCTTCCCCGGCGACGAGGCGGAGCAGGCGATCAGCGCGGTGATGTCGTACGTCATCGGTATGGGGACGACCGAGGCGGCATGGCTCACGACGGTCGCGAAGAGCGGCCAAACCGAACGTGAGTGGGCGCGGCGACTGCGGCCCGCCGTCGAGGAAGCGGCAAGGGATCACCCGCGCCAGCGGGAGTCGCTCGTGCGGAACGACGAGGAGGCCGACCCGGAGCGGCTTCGCGACGAAAAGTTCCGCTACGGACTGGAGAGGATGCTCGACGGCTTGGAGACCAGGGTCAAACGGTGA
- a CDS encoding MFS transporter → MNAASLRDPRRWWILIVLCLSTLVLVVDNMVLTVAVPPLAEDLGASAQDTQWILDSYILVFAGLLLTSGSLGDRFGRRKVMLVGLVLFGVASLVAAFAANPLELILSRAVMGVGGALIMPSTLSILITVFDDEERRKAMAAWSAVAMLGMIGGPVLGGVLIAWFWWGAVFLINVPIVVIAVIAALTLMPESKGPWQKPDPLGAILSAVGMTALVWTIIELPKHGITEAGTLVPLAIAVVSLIGFVAWERHTPSPMVPLKLFRKRNFSGGSLSLTLVQIGNGGLLLLLTQYLQFVLGYTPTQAGLAFIPMAIASLLCNTLGATLGQKIGNRALATAGMTVMAGGFGLLATLSASEGFLLPAIALFLLGAGGGLAMPAAIAALMGEVPEEQAGVGSALNDTIQQLGAALGIAILGSVVSSLFTAQMPESAPARARLSIGDAFATGDGVLITAARESFTSAMSTTFLVSAVGVLAAAVVAFLVMRDKKPAPVPADAPVSV, encoded by the coding sequence ATGAACGCAGCATCCTTACGCGATCCACGGCGCTGGTGGATCCTGATCGTGCTGTGCCTGAGCACGCTCGTGCTGGTCGTCGACAACATGGTGCTGACGGTCGCCGTGCCGCCGCTGGCCGAAGACCTCGGCGCGAGCGCCCAGGACACGCAGTGGATCCTGGACTCCTACATCCTCGTGTTCGCCGGCCTGCTGCTCACCTCGGGCAGCCTCGGAGACCGGTTCGGGCGCCGGAAGGTGATGCTCGTCGGGCTCGTCCTGTTCGGGGTGGCCTCCCTCGTCGCCGCGTTCGCCGCGAACCCGCTCGAACTGATCCTGTCCCGTGCGGTGATGGGTGTCGGCGGCGCGCTGATCATGCCCAGCACCCTGTCGATCCTGATCACCGTCTTCGACGACGAGGAGCGCCGCAAGGCGATGGCGGCGTGGAGCGCGGTCGCGATGCTGGGCATGATCGGCGGCCCGGTGCTGGGCGGCGTGCTGATCGCGTGGTTCTGGTGGGGCGCGGTGTTCCTGATCAACGTGCCGATCGTGGTCATCGCGGTGATCGCCGCGCTCACGCTGATGCCGGAGTCCAAGGGCCCGTGGCAGAAGCCGGATCCGCTCGGCGCGATCCTTTCCGCCGTCGGCATGACGGCGCTGGTCTGGACGATCATCGAACTGCCCAAGCACGGCATCACCGAGGCCGGAACCCTCGTCCCGCTGGCGATCGCGGTGGTGAGCCTGATCGGTTTCGTGGCCTGGGAGCGGCACACGCCCTCGCCGATGGTCCCGCTGAAGCTGTTCCGCAAGCGCAACTTCAGCGGTGGCAGCCTGTCGCTCACGCTGGTGCAGATCGGCAACGGCGGGTTGCTGCTTCTTCTGACCCAGTACCTGCAGTTCGTGCTCGGCTACACCCCGACCCAAGCGGGTCTGGCCTTCATCCCGATGGCCATCGCGTCGCTGCTCTGCAACACCCTCGGCGCCACGCTGGGCCAGAAGATCGGCAACCGCGCGCTCGCCACCGCCGGGATGACCGTGATGGCGGGCGGCTTCGGCCTGCTCGCGACGCTGTCGGCGAGCGAGGGCTTCCTGCTGCCGGCGATCGCGCTGTTCCTGCTCGGCGCGGGCGGCGGGCTGGCGATGCCGGCGGCGATCGCGGCGCTGATGGGCGAGGTCCCGGAGGAGCAGGCCGGCGTCGGTTCCGCGCTCAACGACACCATTCAGCAGCTGGGCGCCGCGCTCGGCATCGCGATCCTGGGCAGCGTCGTGTCGAGCCTGTTCACCGCTCAGATGCCCGAGTCCGCCCCGGCGCGGGCGCGGCTTTCGATCGGTGACGCCTTCGCCACCGGTGACGGCGTCCTCATCACCGCGGCCCGCGAGTCGTTCACCTCGGCGATGTCGACGACGTTCCTGGTGAGCGCCGTGGGCGTACTGGCCGCGGCGGTGGTCGCGTTCCTGGTGATGCGGGACAAGAAGCCCGCCCCGGTCCCGGCCGACGCTCCGGTCTCCGTCTGA
- the ftsY gene encoding signal recognition particle-docking protein FtsY has product MSSTPWFWIVVVAVVVLVAVLVAGLLIARRRRISLDESKAADVVEKPKGGGYTATGGIALAPGGEKTEEAEEAEETGHPVEDRPETDGQPAVGDDAAVPRDSAQRTVRDIGLPEPAEEAAPAPAPAPAPAPAPTPAPAPTPAPAPAPADEIAPAGGRLERLRGRLGKSRSMFGQSLLGLLGAGDLDEDSWQDVEDTLLMADLGAATTTEIVDRLRAELKRRAVRTSEEARAVLQEVLTSALSTDAVRAVRALPHTVDGVKQPAVVLIAGVNGTGKTTTTGKLARVLVAQGSTVVLGAADTFRAAAADQLQTWAERVGAEVVRGKEGADPAAVAFDAVKRGAEAGVDAVLIDTAGRLHTKTGLMDELGKVKRVVEKQAKVDEVLLVLDATTGQNGLMQARVFSEVIDVTGIVLTKLDGTAKGGIVFQVQRELGVPVKLVGLGEGPDDLAPFEPGAFVEALLGS; this is encoded by the coding sequence GTGTCGAGTACCCCCTGGTTCTGGATCGTTGTCGTTGCCGTCGTGGTCCTGGTCGCCGTTCTGGTGGCCGGGCTGCTCATCGCGCGCCGCCGCCGAATCAGCCTGGACGAGTCCAAGGCTGCCGATGTCGTCGAGAAGCCGAAGGGGGGCGGCTATACCGCGACAGGCGGGATCGCGCTCGCCCCCGGCGGCGAAAAGACCGAAGAAGCCGAGGAAGCCGAGGAAACCGGACATCCGGTCGAGGATCGCCCGGAGACCGACGGCCAGCCCGCCGTCGGGGACGACGCCGCGGTGCCGAGGGACTCCGCGCAGCGCACGGTGCGCGACATCGGACTTCCCGAACCGGCCGAGGAAGCGGCGCCCGCCCCCGCCCCCGCCCCCGCCCCCGCCCCCGCTCCCACGCCCGCCCCCGCTCCCACGCCCGCCCCCGCTCCCGCTCCCGCGGACGAGATCGCCCCGGCCGGCGGACGACTGGAGCGGTTGCGCGGCAGGCTCGGCAAGTCGCGTTCGATGTTCGGGCAGAGCCTGCTCGGGCTGCTGGGCGCCGGTGACCTGGACGAGGACTCCTGGCAGGACGTCGAAGACACGTTGCTCATGGCGGACCTGGGTGCCGCGACGACCACCGAGATCGTCGACCGTCTCCGTGCGGAGCTGAAGCGCCGTGCCGTGCGGACCTCCGAGGAGGCGCGCGCGGTGTTGCAGGAGGTGCTGACCTCCGCCCTGTCGACCGACGCGGTCCGGGCCGTCCGCGCGCTGCCGCACACCGTCGACGGCGTGAAGCAGCCCGCCGTCGTGCTGATCGCCGGGGTCAACGGCACCGGCAAGACCACCACCACCGGCAAGCTCGCCAGGGTGCTCGTCGCGCAGGGGAGCACGGTGGTGCTCGGCGCGGCCGACACCTTCCGCGCCGCCGCGGCGGACCAGTTGCAGACATGGGCGGAGCGCGTGGGCGCGGAGGTCGTCCGCGGCAAGGAAGGCGCGGACCCGGCGGCGGTCGCCTTCGACGCCGTCAAACGCGGTGCCGAGGCGGGGGTGGACGCGGTCCTGATCGACACGGCGGGCCGCCTGCACACCAAGACCGGTCTGATGGACGAGCTGGGCAAGGTCAAGCGAGTCGTCGAGAAGCAGGCGAAGGTCGACGAGGTGCTGCTGGTGCTCGATGCCACCACCGGGCAGAACGGGCTGATGCAGGCCCGCGTGTTCTCGGAGGTCATCGACGTCACCGGCATCGTGCTGACCAAATTGGACGGCACGGCGAAGGGCGGCATCGTCTTCCAGGTGCAGCGCGAACTGGGGGTGCCGGTCAAGCTCGTCGGTCTCGGCGAGGGGCCGGACGACCTGGCGCCGTTCGAGCCGGGCGCGTTCGTCGAGGCGCTGCTCGGCAGCTAG
- a CDS encoding anhydro-N-acetylmuramic acid kinase: MTVSSGTGVRVIGLISGTSIDGIDVAAAELRADGDTVVLSPLGRLEVPYPETLRDALLDALPPNPCSAEQLTKLDTLVGQVFGEAAARGVEELAGGAADVVASLGQTVFHWVEDGTARGTLQLGNPAWIAERTGLPVVADLRVRDVAAGGHGAPLAGTLDALWLRETAASGPVAALNIGGIANITVVPAEGDVLAYDTGPGNALMDIAAHRVAGLRADLDGALALRGNVRPDLLAKLLLDPYYAAAPPKSTGKELFHGAYLDAALDGLPPVGPEDLLATLTELTAVTIAAECRRHAVATVIVSGGGADNPALMASLAGNLPGAALKTSDDHGLPRAGKEAYLTILLGWLTWSGVPGNLPAATGARGDRLLGSITPGAGPLRLPAPHSSTVTRLRVAATTGER; this comes from the coding sequence ATGACGGTTTCCTCCGGCACCGGGGTCCGGGTGATCGGACTCATCTCCGGCACGTCGATCGACGGGATCGACGTGGCGGCCGCCGAACTACGCGCCGACGGGGACACTGTGGTGCTCTCCCCGCTCGGCAGGCTCGAAGTCCCGTATCCCGAAACGCTCCGCGACGCCTTGCTCGACGCCCTGCCGCCGAATCCCTGCAGCGCCGAACAGCTTACGAAACTCGACACCCTGGTGGGCCAGGTTTTCGGTGAAGCGGCCGCCCGCGGCGTCGAAGAACTGGCGGGCGGTGCCGCGGACGTCGTCGCCTCGCTGGGCCAGACGGTGTTCCACTGGGTCGAGGACGGCACCGCCCGCGGCACGCTGCAACTGGGGAACCCGGCGTGGATCGCCGAGCGCACCGGCCTGCCGGTGGTGGCCGACCTGCGGGTCCGCGACGTCGCCGCCGGCGGGCACGGCGCGCCCCTCGCCGGCACGCTGGACGCGTTGTGGTTACGGGAAACGGCCGCTTCCGGCCCGGTCGCGGCGCTGAACATCGGCGGGATCGCGAACATCACCGTGGTGCCGGCGGAAGGTGACGTCCTGGCCTACGACACCGGCCCCGGCAACGCCCTGATGGACATCGCCGCGCACCGCGTCGCCGGCCTGCGTGCCGACCTCGACGGAGCACTCGCCCTGCGCGGGAACGTCCGGCCCGACCTGCTGGCGAAACTGCTGCTCGACCCGTACTACGCGGCCGCGCCACCGAAGTCCACCGGCAAGGAACTGTTCCACGGCGCGTATCTCGACGCGGCGCTCGACGGGCTTCCGCCGGTCGGCCCGGAGGATCTCTTGGCGACGCTGACGGAACTGACCGCCGTGACGATCGCCGCGGAATGCCGTCGCCACGCCGTCGCCACGGTGATCGTCTCCGGCGGCGGCGCCGACAACCCGGCGCTGATGGCCTCGCTCGCCGGGAATCTGCCGGGCGCGGCGCTGAAGACCAGCGACGACCACGGGCTGCCACGCGCGGGCAAAGAGGCATACCTGACCATTCTGCTGGGCTGGCTGACCTGGTCCGGTGTCCCCGGCAACCTTCCGGCGGCGACCGGTGCCCGCGGCGACCGGCTGCTCGGCAGCATCACCCCGGGCGCGGGGCCCCTGCGCCTCCCCGCCCCGCACAGCTCAACCGTGACCCGGCTACGGGTAGCGGCGACGACCGGCGAGCGATAG
- a CDS encoding sodium:solute symporter, with amino-acid sequence MRALDLAIIGLFLVGMPLLGIWIGGRQKSGSDYFVGEGKISWWVACLSVVSAETSTLTVLSVPTVAYIATPSDGGMTYLALAIGYIAGRIVVSMVLLPRYVAGNLVTAYAFLGKRFGSGLQGTASVTFLLTRTLADGIRLFATAIPIKVVLAAYGLTVSYWTIVIGLGIAMVIYSFFGGVRAVVWVDAIQMLWYVLGAVVVIWAISSRLPDGWFDKAVDANKFQIFDFSSNMLTGQYAFFTALIGGAVLSMASHGSDQLIVQRLQATNDLRAARKALVASGFVVFVQFALFLFIGVLLWALYNGLAPTKPKPEGLGLANKDELFATFIVNDLPSGLSGFVIAGILAAALSSSLGALASSTVTDVYERVIGRQLPEADRLKHGRIWTIVWAGALILCAGFFASSDKTSADPIVVQALGITGYTYGALLGAFLLGLLFKRARQTDAIVAFVATVIVMAFLILGVKFDKPDGSLIGVDFSRSSGNTVALAWPWYTLCGVVITLVVGGLLSLRHGSVDPLAEPEVKESTPV; translated from the coding sequence ATGCGCGCACTTGACCTCGCGATCATCGGGCTTTTCCTGGTCGGCATGCCCCTGCTGGGCATCTGGATCGGCGGCAGACAGAAATCCGGCTCCGACTACTTCGTCGGTGAAGGCAAGATCTCCTGGTGGGTGGCCTGCCTCTCGGTGGTCTCCGCGGAGACCTCCACCCTCACCGTGCTGTCGGTGCCGACGGTGGCCTACATCGCCACCCCGAGTGACGGCGGGATGACGTACCTGGCCCTGGCGATCGGCTACATCGCGGGCCGGATCGTGGTGTCGATGGTGCTGTTGCCGCGCTACGTGGCGGGCAACCTGGTCACCGCCTACGCCTTCCTCGGCAAGCGTTTCGGCAGCGGGCTGCAGGGCACCGCGTCGGTGACCTTCCTGCTCACCCGCACGCTGGCCGACGGCATCCGGCTGTTCGCCACCGCGATCCCGATCAAGGTGGTGCTCGCCGCCTACGGCCTGACCGTCTCGTACTGGACCATCGTGATCGGGCTCGGCATCGCGATGGTGATCTACAGCTTCTTCGGCGGCGTCCGCGCGGTCGTGTGGGTCGACGCGATCCAGATGCTCTGGTACGTCCTCGGCGCGGTCGTGGTGATCTGGGCGATCTCCAGCAGGCTGCCGGACGGCTGGTTCGACAAGGCCGTCGACGCGAACAAGTTCCAGATCTTCGACTTCTCCTCGAACATGCTCACCGGGCAGTACGCGTTCTTCACCGCGTTGATCGGTGGCGCCGTGCTCTCGATGGCCTCGCACGGCTCGGACCAGCTGATCGTGCAGCGCCTCCAGGCCACCAACGACCTGCGTGCCGCGCGGAAGGCCCTGGTCGCCAGCGGTTTCGTCGTGTTCGTCCAGTTCGCGCTGTTCCTGTTCATCGGCGTGCTGCTGTGGGCGCTCTACAACGGACTTGCCCCGACGAAGCCGAAGCCGGAAGGCCTCGGACTGGCCAACAAGGACGAACTGTTCGCGACCTTCATCGTGAACGACCTGCCGAGCGGCCTGTCCGGGTTCGTGATCGCCGGGATCCTCGCCGCCGCACTGAGTTCTTCGCTGGGCGCGCTGGCCTCCTCGACGGTGACCGATGTCTACGAACGGGTGATCGGCAGGCAACTGCCGGAAGCCGACCGGCTCAAGCACGGCCGGATCTGGACGATCGTCTGGGCGGGCGCGCTGATCCTGTGCGCGGGCTTCTTCGCCTCCTCCGACAAGACCTCGGCCGACCCGATCGTGGTGCAGGCGCTCGGCATCACCGGCTACACCTACGGCGCGCTGCTCGGCGCGTTCCTGCTGGGCCTGCTGTTCAAGCGGGCAAGGCAGACGGACGCGATCGTGGCGTTCGTGGCGACGGTGATCGTGATGGCCTTCCTCATCCTGGGTGTCAAGTTCGACAAACCGGACGGCAGCCTGATCGGTGTCGACTTCAGCAGGTCTTCGGGGAACACGGTGGCGCTGGCGTGGCCCTGGTACACGCTGTGCGGTGTGGTGATCACGCTCGTGGTGGGCGGGTTGCTGTCGCTGCGGCACGGGAGTGTGGACCCGCTCGCGGAACCGGAGGTGAAGGAGTCGACACCGGTTTGA